The nucleotide sequence GGTCGGTGGGTCAGTTCGAGCAGTTGGAACAGAGCCGGTGCTTCGCCGCGAGTGCCGGGCAATTGGGATGCACGAACTGCCACGACCCGCACAGAACCCCGCCCCCCGCCGAGCGCGAACCGTTCTATCGCGACCGGTGCAACAGTTGCCACGCGCGGAGGGACTGTTCCGCCCCCCAAGCGGACCGCCAAAGTCGGCAGGACAATTGCGTCGCGTGCCACATGCCCCGGACGGGGAGCGCGAACATTCCCCACACAAGCGTCACCGATCACCGGATCTTGCGGCGCCCGACGCAGCCCCCTGTGATTAAGCGCCCGCCCGCGGGCGGATTGCCCCTGGTCGCGTTCCAGACGGGCCGCGACGGGCCAACAAAAGAGGAGCGCGAGCGCGACCTCGGTATCGCGCTCGCGTGGGCGACTGTGAAACTACCGGCCGGCCCCGGGAGCCCCCAACGCGCGATCGCGGCCATCGCGCGGGACCGACTCGAGGGCTCTCTGGGCACCTGGCACGGCGACGCCGATGCCTGGCTCGCCCTGAGTTTCGCGCGGGCCGCCGGGGGCGACGCGGAAAAGCGATTCGCCGCAGCGACCCGCGCGACTCAACTCGCCCCCGGCTCCGATGCCGCGCTCGCAGAATTAGTCGAAGCGGCCCTGGCCGTGCGGAAGGACGAACTCGCGGAGGAGGCCGCGGCGAGTTGGGTGCGACTGAACCCGACGAGCGTTGAACCCCACCTCGCCCGCGCAACGGTGTTCTCGCGGCGCGGGCAGTGGGGCAAAGCCGAAGCCGAAGCACGAGCGGCCCTTGGCATCCAGCCCCTCCATCCGGAAGCGCGCCTCTACTTGGCACTGTGCCGCCACCGCCTCGGGGACGCGGCGGGCGGCCGGAAAGAAGCGGATACCGCGATCGGGCTCGCCACCGCCCCGCAGCAGCGCGATAGAATGTCGGACTGGTACCTCCGACAAACGCGCTAAGTGCCCGGGCCGCGATCGACCGCGAACGGATTTCGACCTGTCGAGTCCGAGAATGTCCGGCGGCACGAACGCGGACACAAAAAACGTTCCACACCATGTCCGCACGCACGAGCCCGTGAGCGGCCCGGAACCGGCCGGTACCGTATCGCGAACTTGAAATGTGTGTGTTTGTATTGAAGGGCACTGGGCAATTTATGCTTGCGACACCGCGCGGGCGCGTGGGACTCACCATTGTTCTTGTGCTCCTCGCCGCGATCGGGCTCGCGTGGGCAACGGGCGCTGGTTGGTGGAAGAAAGCACCGGACCCGCTGTCCGCGGACCAACCGAACGACGCGCTCCCTGCGGACATTGAGGCCCAAGTTCACGGCTTTTGTGCGGCCTGTCACCAGTACCCTGCTCCCGACACCTTTCCCCGCGCGCACTGGCGGGCCGAGGTCGAGCGCGGGTACCGATTCTTTGAAAAATCGCGACTCCCGTTGAAGCCCCCGCACCTCGAGCACGCGGTGCGCTACTACGAGGACCGGGCGCCGGCCGACTACCCGGCCCCGCCGGGCGCGCCCGCGTCCGGTCCGGCCCCGAAGTTTGAACAGGTGAGTTTCCCTCCCCCGCCCGGCTCAAAAACCTGGATCTCACACGTCCAGGCGGTCCGGTTGCCGCCACCCGGCGTGGTCGATCCCGCGGCAATCGCGCGCGAACCGTTCACACTCGTCGCCTGCGATATGGAAGGGGGGCGGGTTCTCGCGCTGCGCCCGACCGACCCGGCCCCGGCGTGGAAGACGCTGGCAACGGTGCGCAACCCCGCCCGCGTTGAGGTCGTCGATCTCGACCGGGACGGGGTCACCGACCTTCTCGTCGCCGATCTCGGCAGTTTTCTCCCCACGGACCGGCTGCTCGGCAGCCTGGTCTGGTTGCGCGGCAAGCGGGACGGCTCATACGAGCCGATTCCCCTGCTCTCTTACACCGGTCGCGTGGCCGACGTCAGGGCCGCGGAATTTTGTGGGAGCGGGAAATTGGACTTGGTCGTCGCCGTGTTCGGCCTCCACGACACCGGCGAAATCCTGCTCCTCAAGAACCAGACGACGGACTGGAGCAAGCCACAGTTCGAGCGCCGCGTACTCGACCCCCGTCACGGAACGATTCACGTCCCCGTCGCGGACCTCAACGGCGACGGCAAACCGGATTTCGTTGCGCTGATTTCTCAGGAGCACGAAACGGTGGTCGCGTTTCTGAACGAGGGCGGCGGCACCTTCCGCAAAAAAATTCTCTACACCGCCCCGCACCCCGGGTGGGGGAGCAGCGGGATCGAACTGACCGACGTGAACGCCGACGGGCGCCTCGACGTCCTGTACACGAACGGAGACATTCTCGATGAGCCGCACCTGTGGAAACCGTTCCACGGGGTCCAGTGGCTCGAAAACAAGGGCGATCTGGACTTTGAATACCACCGCGTCGCGGACATGTTTGGCGCCCACCGGGCGGTCGCGGCGCGGATCACCGGCGGAAAACTCCCGGACCTTCTCGCGGTCAGTTTTTTGCCGGTCGCGAAATTCCCGGACCGGGACCGGCGCCGACCGGACGCGATCACGTTGTTTGAACAAGTCGCACCGGGAAAGTTCGTTAGACACCCCCTAGCAATAGGTGCGTGTGACGCCGTGGTGTGTTGCGCTGCGGACGTGTACGGGACCGGGCGTCCCGATCTCGTGATCGGTAATTTTGGCGCGCCAAACACCGACGCCCCCGTCACAATTTGGAAGAACATGGGAAAGTGACGCGATCGCTAAAATCCGATGATTGCCGTTGAGAACCAACTCAGCGCGTTTAATAGGCCCGCGCACGGACCCAGCGGGTCATCATTTGGCTTTTCGGCGTTAGGATTTGGAGCCCGATGCCCAACAGTGCAATCGCATACGATCACCGCGGTTGGCCCGCCGTGAAAGCGAGTTCCCCTTTTACCCCTCGTCTCGCAAATCCTCCGAGCCAAGAACCAAATCCGCTGGGTCCGCATAATCCTGAACGCGCCACCCTGTAGTTCTCACCCTCAGTGCCCTGTTATTCTGATTACGATAGACGGCACTTCATAACTCTCCGAGGTCATCTCGTGTCCGAACGAAGTAACTCACACTTGAGGTCGCGCGCGACCATAGTGGGGATTTTCGCTGTCAGCGTTCTAATTGCGGTAGCCCTTGTCGCCATTCCCGCGTGCTCTTCTCCCCCTCCCTCGACCGCCACTGCACCGGCGCGGGACGAAGAGGAAGCCCCCGGTCCGCCGCCGTTCGCCGACGTGACCGCGACCTGCGGGATCGGGTTCACGTACCGCAACGGGGAGGAGGCCGGGAACTTCGCCATCATCGAATCTCTCGGGGGCGGGGTGGCGCTCATCGACTTCGACGGCGACGGTCTCCTGGACGTGTTCCTACCGGCCGGCGGACATTACGAGGGGAAACAGGTGCTCGGCCACCCGTGCAAACTGTACCGCAACCTCGGGGGGTTCAAGTTCGCGGACGCGACCGCCGGCGCGGGTCTCGATAAAGTCGCGTTCCAGTACAGCCACGGCGCCGCCGCGTTCGACTACGACCGCGACGGGTGGACCGACCTGCTCGTCACCGGGTACAACCGGCTCGTGCTCCTTCACAACGAGCCCAACCCGGCCGGGGGCCGGCGGTTCGTCGATGTCACCCCGAAGTCCGGGCTGAGTGACGCGCTGTGGTCCACGTCGGCCGCGTGGGGCGACCTGGACGGGGACGGGTACCCCGAGGTCTACGTGTGCCACTACGGGAACTGGGGCTTCGAGACCAACCACCCCACCGACTGCACCTACAACGGCAAAACCCGGGACGTGTGCCAGCCGGCCAAGTTCAAGCCGCTCCCGCACACGATCTACCAGAACAATCGCGACGGCACCTTCACCGACGTGACGCCGAAACTGAAGCTGCGCAAGGACGGCAAGGGGATCGGCGCCCTGCTCGTGGACGTGAACAACGACGCGCGCCCGGACATCTACGCGGCCAACGACACGGACGACAACTTCCTCTACGTGAACCGCGGTAAGCCCGGCGAACTGGTACTCGAGGAGATGGGACTGTTCGCCGGGGTCGCGCGCGACGACCGGGGGATCGCGAACGGGAGCATGGGGCTCGGCGCGAGCGACTACGACCGCACCGGGCGCGCCTCGATCTTCGTGACCAACTACGAGAACGAGCTGCCCGCGCTCTACAAGAACCAGAGCACCGACCGCCAGGTGCGGTTCCTGCACAACACGGTCCCGAGCGGCATCGGCGCCATCGGGGGCAATTACGTGAGTTGGGGCACGGGGTTCTCCGACTTCGACCTCGACGGCTGGGAAGACATCATGATCGTCAGCGGGCACGCGATCCGGTTCCCGACGAAGATCGACCGGCGCCAGAAGCCGGTCCTGTTGAGCAACCAGAACGGAAAATTCAAACCGCTCGCGACCGCCGGGTGGCCCTACCTCCGCGACCCGCACAACGCCCGCGGCATCGCGCTCGGGGATCTCGACAACGACGGCAAGATCGACGCCGTGGTGAGCCACCTGAACGAACCGGTTGCGGTGCTGCAGAACGTGACGCCGACCGACGGCCGGCACTGGATCGGCATCAACCTGGTCGGCGCGAAGAACGCCAACAGCGTGGGCGCCCGCGTCGTGATCGAAACGGCCGGAGGGAAGCAGACGAAGTTCGCCCGGGGGGGCGGCAGTTACGGCACCACGAACGACCCGCGCCTGCACGCCGGTCTGGGCGCGGACACCAAAATCAACAAGGCCACCGTTTACTGGCCGTCTGGTAAGGTCGAGGAGATCGCCGGCCTGGAACCGGACGCCTACTGGACCGTTACCGAGGGCGGGCCGAAGCCCGAGAAAGCGGCCGCAAAACCGTAAAGTTCGTTCCGAAGGCTGCGGGGCGCAATCACAACTCGCGCCCCGCAGAACCAGCCTCAGCGCACGTCGGCGAAGTTCGGTGCCACCATAATCTCGGCCGCCCATCCAATAATCAAACAACGAACGGTCGCGTCTACTCATAACGGGCGCGATTCCGACCCCGAGCCGTCTCCACATCTCGAAACCGTTCACGTGCTGCCCCGGGCAGCTTTCAGAGCGACCGAGCAATTCCACGTGTTTTGAGCCGCACCTGGAGCGCGCTGACCCTAGTTTGTAAAACCCAAATCCGTGCGAACGGCTCCCGTCGGTTGCGAATTTTCAGCTCGTGAGGGAACTGGAGGATGAGAAACGGTCTCAAAATGACGGAAGTTGAGGTGACGCGAGGTTCCGGGGCGTGCGGCCCCCGCGCGTGAGCTAGAGTCGGAAGGGGCGGTGCGAGTTATCGGCACGCACGGACCCGCGAACCCGCCAAGTACCGAGTCGCCGTATGCCTTGCCGGATCGAACTATCCTCAGTGCCCCCGGCCCCCGCGGGTTCCGGTGTGTTCGCGGCCGCGTTCGCCGGCTCGTACTCCGTCGGATTGGCACTGAGTCTCACGGTTCTCGTCCCGGCCCTGCTCGTTACGATCGCGCTGCGGGTCCGCCGCAAGCGCCGGGCCGCTCCCCCCATTCCCGTTCTCGTTCCGGCCCCGATCGCGCCCTCAGCATTCCAAGCCCGGCCCGAATCGGACGGGGTCTTCCGACTCCTGTTCGAGAACCACCCGGCGCCCGCGTGGGTGTTCGACGAGGACACGCTCCGGTTCGTCGCGGTGAACGACGCCGTGCTCCGGCGCTACGGGTACACGCGCGAGCGGTTCCTCGGGCTCACGATCCGCGACGTGTGCCCGGAAGCGGACGCGGACCGGCTCACCGGTACCCCGGGAACGCTTCAGTGGCGCCACCGGATCTCGTCGGGCGCCCTCATCGCGATCGAAGTGACCTCGCACCGCATCCCGACCGAGGGGCGGTTACTGCGATTGATCGTGGCCAGCGACGCCACGGACCGCCGGAAAGCGGAAGGCGCCCTGAAAGAGCGCGACGAACTGCTACAGGACGTGCTCACCAACGTGCCGTGTGCGGTGTCCTGGAAGGACCGCGCGTCCATTTACATCGGGTGCAACGACCAGGCCGCGCGCGACCACGGGCTGAGCGTGCCGGGCGAGGTGATCGGCCAAACGGACTACGACCTCGCGCGCGTTTCCGAGGAGGCCGAGAGCGTCCGCGCCAGCGACCTGCGGGTCATCGAGTCCGGCGCCCCGCTGCTCGACGTGGAAGAGACCCGCACGCTCGCGACCGGGGCGAAGGCGACGTTCCTGACGAACCGCGTCCCGCTCCGCGACTCGGGCGGGCGCGTGGTAGGCGTCGTCGGCGTGGCGCAGAACGTGACCGAGCGCAAGCGCCTGGAGGACGAGCTGCGGCACTCGCAAAAGATGGAGGCGGTGGGCCGGCTCGCCGGGGGCGTCGCGCACGACTTCAACAACCTGCTCACGATCGTGACCGGGAGCGTTCACCTCATCCGGTCGCTGCCGCCCGGCGACACCTCGGTCGGCACCTACGTCGACGAGATCCAGGCCGCGGTCGATCGCGCCACGGCGCTCACGCGCCAGCTCCTCGCGTTCAGCCGCAAGCAGCCCTCGCGCCCGGAAGTGCTCGACTTGAACGAGGTCGTCACGGGCCTGGCGAGCCTCCTGCGCCGGCTCCTCGGGAACCGCGTCACGGTGCGAACCGAACTCGACGCCGAGTCGGTCCGCGTCCGGGCCGACCGCGGGCACCTGGAACAGATCCTCATGAACCTCGCGGTGAACGCGCGCGACGCGATGCCCAATGGGGGCGCGCTGACCATCGCGACCGCACCCGACCTCGCGAGCCAGCTCGCCCGGCTCACCGTCACCGATACCGGGACGGGCATGACGGACGAGGTGAAGGCCAAAATCTTCGAGCCGTTCTTCACCACAAAGGAAATCGGTAAGGGAACCGGACTGGGGTTGGCCACGGTTCACGGCATCGTCCAGCAGGCCGGGGGCGGGATCGAGGTCACGTCCGTACTGGGTACCGGGACGACGTTCTCGATCCGGTTCCCCTGGTGCGCGGCACCGACGCCCCCGCCGTCCGGTTCGCTCACCCCGCTAGCCCCGTTCGCCGCCCGCGCCGGGCGCTCGGTGCTGCTCGTCGAGGACGAAGAGCGGGTCCGCAAACTGGTGCGCGGAACGCTGGAGGGTTGGGGCTACGCGGTCACCGAGGCGGACCGGGCAGAAGAGGCCCTGGCGCTGCTCGCGGTCGACCGCGAGTTCGAGCTCCTCGTTACGGACCTCGTGATGCCGGGGATGGACGGGCGCGAGCTGGCGGCCCGCGTGCGCGCGGAGCGCCCCAATACCGCTATCGTCTTTATCTCCGGGTACGTCCCGGACATCAAACGCCTCGACGGGTTCTCCGACGGCGTGTTCCTGCCCAAACCGTTCACCCCGTTCGACCTGCTCCGGTGCGCGGAGCGGGCCCTGCGCCAGCGGAAAGCGGACGGCGCGCGCCCCCCGAGTGTGCCCCCCGTGCCGGCTCCCGGCTCCCCCGTCGGAGCGCAGGACCTATGACGCGCCGCGTGCTGCTCGTGACCGAAGACCCCGGCGCGCACCTCGCGCTGCGGGACACGTTCGCCCCGCTCGCGGCGGAGTGGGACGCGGAGTTCTCCCGCGGCGGCCCCGAAGCCCTGAACCACTTGAACCGCCCGGCCTACGACGCGCTCGTCGCCGACGCCCACCTCCCCGCCAACGGGTGCGCGGAACTGCTCACCGAGGCCCGGCGCCGGCACCCGCCGATGGTGCGCATCGTGCTCGCGGCCCCGGGCCGGATGGAGGTGATCGGGCTCGTCACGCTCGCGCACCGGATGCTGCCCAAAATGTGCCCGCCGGCCGAGCTGATCGGCGCGATCCAGCGGGCGCACTCCCTGCGCGAACTGCTCGGCAGCCCGTCCCTTGCGGCCCTCGTCGGCCGGCTCGCGAGCGTCCCGGCGCTGTCCGCGGTGTACACCCGGATCGCGGAAGAACTCGCGTTCCCGGACTTCTCGCTCGCGGCCGTGGGCGGGTTGGTGTCGCAAGACGTCGGGATCGCAGCCAAGTTGCTCCAGATGGCCAATTCCGCGCTCGTCGGGCTGCGCAAACCGGCTTCGACGCCGTCCCAGGCGGTGCGCATTCTGGGCGCGGACCTGACGCGCACGCTGGTCCTGGCGGTGGACCTGTTCTCGCGCTACAACCCGCACGCGCTCAAGCCGTTCTCGATCGAGGCGCTGTGGGACCGCAGCCAGGCGGTCGGGGAGCTTGCGGCGACCATCGCCGCGACCGAGCGCGCCGAGGAGCACGTGGTGCGCGAGTCCGCTCTGGCGGGGCTGTTCCTCGACATCGGCCGCCTCACGCTCGCGAGCCAGCTCACCGGGCCGTACAAGGAAATTCTGGCGCTGATGCGCAAAGAGAACCTGGAAGCGGCCGAGGCCGAGCGCCGGGTGCTGGGTACCTCGCACGCCGAGGTCGGGGCGTACCTCCTCGGGCTCTGGGGGATGCCCGACGGCCTGGTCGAAGCGGTCGCGTGGCACCACAACCCGGCCGGGTGCCCGGGCAGCGTGTTCACCCCACTCACCGCCGTTCACGCCGCCGACACGATCCTCACGGAAGGCGTAAAAGCTGCCCCTGATTGGGCCTACCTCGCGCGGCTCGGTCTCACAGAACGGTACGCGACGTGGCGGAAGATGTGGCAGGATCGCAGTAAGCGCGACGAGCGGGAGGTTTGAAAGAGGATCGCACGCGGTCGTGTGCCCGATTCTCTTTGGGGACGCAGGTACCTGCCCGGTTACGAAGTGGAAGCGGGCGCAGTGCGCGCAACAGCAACGCGCACGGCTCCGCTCACGTGGGGCGGTTCACGCGGTGCAGAAAGGCCAGGATCGCGGCCACCGCGCGGTACACTTCGGGCGGGATCTCCTGATCGAGATTCAGCCGACTCAAGACCTGCACGAGCGTCGGGTCCGCGCGCACCGGGACCGCGTTCTTGCGCGCCAGCGCGAGGATCTGCTCCGCGGTGCGCCCCTTCCCCTTCGCGACGACGGTGGGGGCCTTG is from Gemmata palustris and encodes:
- a CDS encoding FG-GAP-like repeat-containing protein → MLATPRGRVGLTIVLVLLAAIGLAWATGAGWWKKAPDPLSADQPNDALPADIEAQVHGFCAACHQYPAPDTFPRAHWRAEVERGYRFFEKSRLPLKPPHLEHAVRYYEDRAPADYPAPPGAPASGPAPKFEQVSFPPPPGSKTWISHVQAVRLPPPGVVDPAAIAREPFTLVACDMEGGRVLALRPTDPAPAWKTLATVRNPARVEVVDLDRDGVTDLLVADLGSFLPTDRLLGSLVWLRGKRDGSYEPIPLLSYTGRVADVRAAEFCGSGKLDLVVAVFGLHDTGEILLLKNQTTDWSKPQFERRVLDPRHGTIHVPVADLNGDGKPDFVALISQEHETVVAFLNEGGGTFRKKILYTAPHPGWGSSGIELTDVNADGRLDVLYTNGDILDEPHLWKPFHGVQWLENKGDLDFEYHRVADMFGAHRAVAARITGGKLPDLLAVSFLPVAKFPDRDRRRPDAITLFEQVAPGKFVRHPLAIGACDAVVCCAADVYGTGRPDLVIGNFGAPNTDAPVTIWKNMGK
- a CDS encoding CRTAC1 family protein, with the translated sequence MGIFAVSVLIAVALVAIPACSSPPPSTATAPARDEEEAPGPPPFADVTATCGIGFTYRNGEEAGNFAIIESLGGGVALIDFDGDGLLDVFLPAGGHYEGKQVLGHPCKLYRNLGGFKFADATAGAGLDKVAFQYSHGAAAFDYDRDGWTDLLVTGYNRLVLLHNEPNPAGGRRFVDVTPKSGLSDALWSTSAAWGDLDGDGYPEVYVCHYGNWGFETNHPTDCTYNGKTRDVCQPAKFKPLPHTIYQNNRDGTFTDVTPKLKLRKDGKGIGALLVDVNNDARPDIYAANDTDDNFLYVNRGKPGELVLEEMGLFAGVARDDRGIANGSMGLGASDYDRTGRASIFVTNYENELPALYKNQSTDRQVRFLHNTVPSGIGAIGGNYVSWGTGFSDFDLDGWEDIMIVSGHAIRFPTKIDRRQKPVLLSNQNGKFKPLATAGWPYLRDPHNARGIALGDLDNDGKIDAVVSHLNEPVAVLQNVTPTDGRHWIGINLVGAKNANSVGARVVIETAGGKQTKFARGGGSYGTTNDPRLHAGLGADTKINKATVYWPSGKVEEIAGLEPDAYWTVTEGGPKPEKAAAKP
- a CDS encoding hybrid sensor histidine kinase/response regulator, with protein sequence MPCRIELSSVPPAPAGSGVFAAAFAGSYSVGLALSLTVLVPALLVTIALRVRRKRRAAPPIPVLVPAPIAPSAFQARPESDGVFRLLFENHPAPAWVFDEDTLRFVAVNDAVLRRYGYTRERFLGLTIRDVCPEADADRLTGTPGTLQWRHRISSGALIAIEVTSHRIPTEGRLLRLIVASDATDRRKAEGALKERDELLQDVLTNVPCAVSWKDRASIYIGCNDQAARDHGLSVPGEVIGQTDYDLARVSEEAESVRASDLRVIESGAPLLDVEETRTLATGAKATFLTNRVPLRDSGGRVVGVVGVAQNVTERKRLEDELRHSQKMEAVGRLAGGVAHDFNNLLTIVTGSVHLIRSLPPGDTSVGTYVDEIQAAVDRATALTRQLLAFSRKQPSRPEVLDLNEVVTGLASLLRRLLGNRVTVRTELDAESVRVRADRGHLEQILMNLAVNARDAMPNGGALTIATAPDLASQLARLTVTDTGTGMTDEVKAKIFEPFFTTKEIGKGTGLGLATVHGIVQQAGGGIEVTSVLGTGTTFSIRFPWCAAPTPPPSGSLTPLAPFAARAGRSVLLVEDEERVRKLVRGTLEGWGYAVTEADRAEEALALLAVDREFELLVTDLVMPGMDGRELAARVRAERPNTAIVFISGYVPDIKRLDGFSDGVFLPKPFTPFDLLRCAERALRQRKADGARPPSVPPVPAPGSPVGAQDL
- a CDS encoding response regulator, with product MTRRVLLVTEDPGAHLALRDTFAPLAAEWDAEFSRGGPEALNHLNRPAYDALVADAHLPANGCAELLTEARRRHPPMVRIVLAAPGRMEVIGLVTLAHRMLPKMCPPAELIGAIQRAHSLRELLGSPSLAALVGRLASVPALSAVYTRIAEELAFPDFSLAAVGGLVSQDVGIAAKLLQMANSALVGLRKPASTPSQAVRILGADLTRTLVLAVDLFSRYNPHALKPFSIEALWDRSQAVGELAATIAATERAEEHVVRESALAGLFLDIGRLTLASQLTGPYKEILALMRKENLEAAEAERRVLGTSHAEVGAYLLGLWGMPDGLVEAVAWHHNPAGCPGSVFTPLTAVHAADTILTEGVKAAPDWAYLARLGLTERYATWRKMWQDRSKRDEREV
- a CDS encoding EscU/YscU/HrcU family type III secretion system export apparatus switch protein — its product is MAEKPKQKRAVALRYDPARDKAPTVVAKGKGRTAEQILALARKNAVPVRADPTLVQVLSRLNLDQEIPPEVYRAVAAILAFLHRVNRPT